In Arcobacter ellisii, a genomic segment contains:
- a CDS encoding Tat pathway signal protein has translation MQESRRNFAKKAAIITAGAVATGTTVLAATGKSSVQDDSNNGVVVGKSRKKEILYKKTAAWEEFYKNAK, from the coding sequence GTGCAAGAAAGCAGAAGAAATTTCGCAAAAAAAGCCGCGATTATAACTGCTGGTGCTGTAGCTACAGGTACTACTGTATTGGCTGCTACTGGTAAATCATCTGTTCAAGATGATAGCAATAATGGTGTTGTTGTTGGGAAGTCTCGAAAAAAAGAGATTCTTTATAAAAAAACTGCGGCTTGGGAAGAATTTTACAAAAACGCAAAATAA
- a CDS encoding formate dehydrogenase subunit alpha gives MSANTYEALNAKVGRRSFMKMAAVATAFGVTSSFASTPATRAATEEEIKNPFPGSKMVKTICTACSVGCGVIAEVQNGVWVRQEVAQDHPVSLGGHCCKGADMIDMVRSEVRVKHPMVKKDGKWQRISWDEALDGIASKLENLRQKDGPDSVMFLGSAKFNNEQAYYYRKFAAMFGTNNIDHQARIUHSSTVAGVANTWGYGAMTNSLGDIQNSKAIIIFGANPAVNHPVGFQHFLKAKERNNAKIIVIDPRFTKTAAKADLYAQIRPGTDIAFMYGMLNIIFENGWHDQDFINNRVYGMEEIMAEAKNWPIERVADVTGVKADLIVQITKLYASAKPGTLVWAMGLTQHTVGTSNTRLAPILQLALGNMGVAGGGTNILRGHDNVQGATDFGCLSDSLPGYYGLAEGSWKYFASSWGVDFEWLKTRFKSPEWMGKNGFTLARWWAGVLGGNEGEDVIHNAGTNLKALFVMGNGITSTAQTKKVKEALDKLDLAVFCDPFVNEGAIITDKQNDVYILPAATQFETAGSVTATNRSGQWRYEVIKPMYESKADQDIMFELAKRLGFYEQLTAGMGKGKDFIWPEDATNEISRIIKTIGLTGWTADRLKKHTDNWHMFDEISLAGYGEMTGEYYGLPWPCWTTKHSGSPNLYDISKPVKFGGMGFRQNFGLEHEGVSLLTPKGSAPVGGVQDGGYPEITKENIEAVLKITLSEDEKAKMGANWKVDKSNLIVEKCIEAGIAPYGNAKARAKVWQWADPIPKHREPLHSPRTDLVKDYPSFADKPNHFRVDTRYISEQTKQDWAKDFPINLVTGRLVNMNGAGVENRASKYLAKLTPEMFCDINPDLAGRYGIRDGSMMWIHSPQGSKIKVKAHYSYSVTPDRVFIPIHFAGVMEGVDLSNKYPDGTLPYATGESANTVTNYGYDIVTQIPETKGGLCQISRA, from the coding sequence ATGTCAGCAAATACATATGAAGCTTTGAATGCAAAAGTAGGACGACGGTCATTTATGAAAATGGCTGCTGTTGCAACGGCATTTGGAGTTACATCGTCTTTTGCAAGTACACCAGCAACTAGAGCAGCGACAGAAGAAGAGATTAAAAATCCTTTTCCTGGTTCAAAAATGGTTAAAACTATTTGTACAGCATGTTCAGTTGGTTGTGGTGTTATTGCTGAGGTTCAAAATGGTGTGTGGGTAAGACAAGAAGTTGCTCAAGATCATCCTGTATCACTTGGGGGACATTGTTGTAAAGGTGCCGATATGATTGATATGGTTAGATCAGAGGTAAGAGTTAAACACCCAATGGTGAAAAAAGATGGAAAATGGCAAAGAATTTCATGGGATGAAGCTTTAGATGGGATTGCTTCAAAACTTGAAAATTTAAGACAAAAAGATGGACCTGATTCAGTAATGTTTTTAGGGTCAGCAAAATTCAATAATGAGCAAGCATATTATTACAGAAAATTTGCTGCTATGTTTGGAACAAATAACATAGATCATCAAGCTAGAATTTGACATAGCTCAACAGTTGCCGGTGTGGCAAATACATGGGGTTATGGTGCTATGACAAATTCTTTAGGAGATATTCAAAACTCTAAAGCAATTATAATTTTTGGAGCAAATCCAGCGGTAAATCATCCAGTTGGTTTTCAACATTTCTTGAAAGCAAAAGAAAGAAATAATGCAAAAATTATTGTTATAGATCCAAGATTCACAAAAACTGCTGCAAAAGCAGATTTATACGCACAAATTAGACCAGGTACTGACATTGCATTTATGTATGGAATGTTAAATATCATTTTTGAAAATGGTTGGCATGACCAAGACTTTATTAATAATAGAGTTTATGGAATGGAAGAGATAATGGCTGAAGCTAAAAATTGGCCAATTGAAAGAGTTGCTGATGTAACAGGTGTTAAAGCTGATTTAATAGTTCAAATTACTAAATTATATGCTTCAGCAAAACCAGGAACTTTAGTATGGGCTATGGGTTTAACTCAACATACAGTGGGAACTTCTAATACAAGATTAGCTCCAATTTTACAACTTGCTCTTGGAAACATGGGAGTTGCAGGTGGTGGAACTAATATTTTAAGAGGTCATGATAATGTTCAAGGTGCAACAGACTTTGGTTGTTTATCAGATTCGCTTCCTGGATATTATGGTTTAGCTGAAGGTTCATGGAAATATTTTGCTTCTTCTTGGGGAGTTGATTTTGAATGGTTAAAAACAAGATTTAAATCACCTGAATGGATGGGTAAAAATGGATTTACACTTGCTCGTTGGTGGGCTGGAGTTTTAGGTGGAAATGAAGGTGAAGATGTAATTCATAATGCTGGAACAAATCTAAAAGCTTTATTTGTAATGGGTAATGGAATCACTTCTACTGCTCAAACAAAAAAAGTAAAAGAAGCACTTGATAAACTAGATTTAGCAGTATTTTGTGACCCATTTGTAAATGAGGGTGCGATTATTACTGATAAGCAAAATGATGTTTATATTTTACCAGCAGCAACTCAGTTTGAAACAGCAGGTTCAGTAACTGCAACAAACAGAAGTGGTCAATGGAGATATGAAGTTATTAAACCTATGTATGAATCAAAAGCTGACCAAGATATTATGTTTGAATTGGCAAAAAGATTAGGGTTTTATGAGCAATTAACAGCTGGTATGGGTAAAGGTAAAGATTTTATTTGGCCAGAAGATGCAACAAATGAAATATCAAGAATTATTAAAACTATTGGTTTGACTGGATGGACGGCTGATAGACTTAAAAAACATACTGATAATTGGCACATGTTTGATGAGATTTCACTTGCTGGTTATGGTGAAATGACAGGGGAATATTATGGTTTACCATGGCCTTGTTGGACAACAAAACATTCAGGAAGTCCAAATCTTTATGATATTTCAAAACCAGTTAAATTCGGTGGTATGGGATTTAGACAAAACTTTGGATTAGAGCATGAGGGAGTTTCATTATTAACACCTAAAGGTTCAGCACCAGTTGGTGGAGTTCAAGATGGTGGTTATCCTGAAATTACAAAAGAGAACATTGAAGCTGTTTTAAAAATTACTTTAAGTGAAGATGAAAAAGCAAAAATGGGTGCAAACTGGAAAGTTGATAAATCTAACTTGATTGTTGAAAAATGTATTGAGGCGGGAATCGCTCCTTATGGAAATGCAAAAGCAAGAGCAAAAGTTTGGCAATGGGCTGACCCAATTCCAAAACACAGAGAGCCATTACATTCACCAAGAACAGATTTAGTAAAAGATTATCCAAGTTTTGCAGATAAACCAAATCACTTCAGAGTTGATACAAGATATATTAGTGAACAAACTAAACAAGATTGGGCAAAAGATTTCCCAATAAATTTAGTAACTGGAAGACTTGTAAATATGAATGGTGCGGGTGTTGAAAATAGAGCTAGTAAATATTTAGCAAAATTAACTCCTGAAATGTTCTGTGATATTAACCCTGATTTAGCAGGAAGATATGGAATTAGAGATGGCTCTATGATGTGGATTCATTCACCTCAAGGAAGTAAAATTAAAGTTAAAGCTCATTATTCATATTCTGTAACTCCTGATAGAGTATTTATTCCAATTCACTTTGCAGGTGTAATGGAAGGTGTTGATTTAAGCAATAAATATCCAGATGGAACATTGCCTTATGCAACAGGAGAGAGTGCTAATACAGTTACTAACTACGGTTATGACATAGTTACACAAATCCCTGAAACAAAAGGTGGTTTATGTCAGATTTCAAGAGCTTAG
- a CDS encoding TorD/DmsD family molecular chaperone produces MQDNQIINKARALYYNFFANFFVVSPKSENYFELIKLLNILKENPLDESSAEALTNISKLLDSSSNVALLQEFDDLFHNPLNEKIRQTASFYDEGVESGKKRVEMIEFISKTKLRRDEKNYYEYEDSVGFIFSLMAELSDILANGQKEYGNTVHCIFAQILNEFIDEFAKDIYEHDKSNIYKELMVVLHSFVEFERLYLEVSKPLKKERIIKKQGDNWGDISDEERQRRERNRALKALGPKN; encoded by the coding sequence TAATTAACAAAGCTAGAGCTTTATATTACAATTTTTTTGCAAACTTTTTTGTGGTTAGTCCAAAAAGTGAAAACTATTTTGAATTAATTAAATTGTTAAATATTTTAAAAGAAAATCCTTTGGACGAGAGTTCAGCAGAAGCCTTAACTAATATTTCAAAACTTTTAGATTCTTCTTCAAATGTTGCTTTACTTCAAGAATTTGATGATTTATTCCATAATCCATTAAATGAAAAAATTAGACAAACAGCCTCTTTTTATGATGAAGGTGTTGAATCAGGTAAAAAAAGAGTTGAAATGATAGAGTTTATTTCAAAAACAAAACTTAGACGAGATGAAAAAAACTATTATGAATATGAAGATTCAGTTGGATTTATCTTTTCATTGATGGCTGAATTATCTGATATATTAGCAAATGGACAAAAAGAGTATGGAAATACAGTTCATTGTATTTTTGCACAGATTTTAAATGAGTTTATTGATGAGTTTGCAAAAGATATTTATGAACATGATAAATCAAATATTTATAAAGAATTAATGGTTGTTTTACATTCATTTGTTGAGTTTGAAAGATTATATCTTGAAGTTTCAAAACCACTTAAAAAAGAGAGAATTATCAAAAAGCAAGGTGATAATTGGGGAGATATTTCAGATGAAGAGAGACAAAGAAGAGAAAGAAATAGAGCTTTAAAAGCTTTAGGACCGAAAAACTAA